In a single window of the Desulfovibrio mangrovi genome:
- a CDS encoding glycosyltransferase yields MTEETREYSMQARCTRLARGIADWLASLQVAEAGYDLGGIRDPLSGVVAGEHYSASHFAWVQLLLSRQAGEEPERVRAARLALDFHVRTSPEEYAPKTWDYHWDFNNLAFAAAFGLLGDALSVEERDSYIVSMMTWRTNPHHAVNWVAMRCLGAAMRHAFLGLPEDALQAVQWLDFVLDAQLSDGGIEDVKGESLPSQYHAYTACLLHLLLEPDMIPRREKDSRVGTAETPASSTLAGMLEGATSAPVESRVRMAVVAAARWLLAICGPDGEMNVLGRGQRQIFGYACAVYLFRAAMALDAGRAGEYRWAAESVLARLERHVREDGRLPLVLSGLSDAERAGWYDYHHGTVYNAFAAVWLQKAADLPVMEDVSSMLPATGVTHLHDSGLLVLRTGAYFALFSKGHAGAGYATEAGITPHLLMADGQVLFSCPLGPLAGKYGERCPHNGQSANVWAPVWAVPYSEEGALAVASAGKRNCSSWVAPTGEHGSIVRHSEHVWTLRLQAHGAVWERRLAVGPWHLEANDTLTLSGHEGNGAVLVRPINISLPAAMPVDQKEGPFRLAVFPDPIAPQEKVVSAGGVMQVLASERLVSIAEKTESIRSGWRLRLRSGQGGDGRIPPVVTLSWDPWSRLWKRKQRLMHSLWQRHGLAVSYVEPAVRMADVVAHGRKLAGNDEYSRRLRRSLWPFGTSVGNGLSLYSLLLPLPFARTFPSLAAANTRYWLRQVDRVVKKAGAKEGYVLWVYHPSQLEAVEVFGAEASLVVYDWTDDWVAALPDSFSEDYRADLARRQEALLRRVDVVFAVSEELARRASAYCPWVHYLPNGTDTSTFAPVEREWREGRPCIVYLSQITERLDVALLRNLALASPQWDFKLIGPVVCDPAIVAPLRELSNVTLVGAMAYVEAASATAHADVCILPHVVDALTATLDPIKIYDYLATGNPVVSTAVAMHPALREHVRIASDAEAFRRAIADSLAEDAGARNVRRQAVLAHSWEARADELKSILSGYFGGGECA; encoded by the coding sequence ATGACGGAAGAAACCAGGGAATACTCGATGCAGGCGCGGTGCACCCGCCTTGCGCGCGGCATTGCCGACTGGCTTGCCTCTCTGCAGGTTGCGGAGGCGGGGTATGACCTTGGCGGCATTCGTGATCCGCTTTCCGGCGTTGTGGCGGGTGAGCATTATTCCGCAAGTCATTTCGCGTGGGTGCAGCTTCTTTTGAGCCGGCAGGCCGGAGAAGAGCCTGAACGGGTGCGGGCGGCAAGGCTGGCTCTGGATTTTCACGTGCGGACTTCGCCTGAGGAGTATGCGCCCAAAACGTGGGATTATCATTGGGACTTCAATAACCTGGCCTTTGCAGCCGCTTTCGGTCTGTTGGGGGATGCGCTGAGCGTAGAGGAGCGTGACAGCTACATTGTCTCAATGATGACGTGGCGCACCAATCCGCATCATGCCGTCAACTGGGTTGCCATGCGCTGTCTCGGCGCAGCCATGCGCCATGCCTTTCTGGGCTTGCCGGAAGATGCCCTGCAGGCTGTGCAGTGGCTTGATTTTGTGTTGGATGCCCAGTTGTCCGACGGCGGTATCGAGGATGTGAAGGGAGAGAGCCTTCCCAGCCAGTACCATGCCTACACAGCCTGTCTGCTGCATCTGCTGCTGGAGCCTGACATGATACCACGGCGGGAGAAGGATTCCCGGGTTGGCACTGCTGAGACTCCGGCGTCATCCACGTTGGCCGGGATGCTGGAAGGGGCAACTTCAGCCCCAGTTGAATCCCGTGTCCGGATGGCGGTGGTTGCTGCCGCCAGATGGCTGCTTGCTATCTGCGGGCCGGATGGGGAGATGAACGTTCTTGGACGCGGGCAGAGACAGATTTTCGGCTATGCCTGTGCGGTCTATCTGTTCCGTGCGGCCATGGCGTTGGATGCCGGCAGGGCCGGAGAATACCGCTGGGCAGCCGAATCGGTTCTGGCAAGGCTGGAACGCCATGTCAGAGAGGACGGAAGGCTTCCTCTGGTGTTGAGCGGACTGTCGGATGCCGAACGCGCCGGTTGGTACGATTATCATCACGGCACCGTCTACAATGCCTTTGCCGCCGTTTGGTTGCAGAAGGCCGCTGATTTGCCTGTCATGGAGGACGTGTCGTCAATGCTTCCTGCCACCGGCGTGACGCACCTTCACGACTCCGGTCTGCTTGTCCTTCGCACCGGAGCCTATTTCGCCCTGTTCAGCAAGGGGCACGCAGGGGCTGGATATGCGACCGAGGCGGGCATCACGCCGCATCTGCTGATGGCGGATGGGCAGGTTCTTTTCAGCTGTCCGCTGGGACCTCTTGCGGGAAAATACGGTGAGCGTTGTCCTCATAATGGGCAGAGCGCCAATGTATGGGCTCCTGTCTGGGCGGTGCCCTATTCGGAAGAAGGGGCGTTAGCCGTTGCGTCAGCCGGAAAGCGGAACTGCAGTTCGTGGGTTGCCCCGACAGGTGAACACGGCAGCATCGTCAGGCATTCGGAGCATGTCTGGACTCTGCGGTTGCAGGCGCATGGCGCAGTATGGGAGCGCCGTCTGGCCGTGGGGCCATGGCACCTTGAGGCCAACGACACGCTCACGCTTTCCGGACATGAAGGTAACGGTGCCGTGCTGGTTCGTCCCATCAACATCAGCCTGCCTGCTGCCATGCCTGTTGACCAAAAGGAAGGACCGTTCCGTCTGGCCGTGTTTCCTGACCCCATAGCACCGCAGGAGAAAGTGGTTTCAGCAGGGGGCGTGATGCAGGTGCTCGCATCGGAGAGGCTGGTTTCCATTGCCGAAAAGACGGAAAGCATCCGGTCCGGATGGCGGCTCAGACTGCGTTCGGGGCAGGGGGGCGACGGCAGGATTCCGCCTGTCGTGACCTTGAGCTGGGACCCGTGGAGCCGCCTCTGGAAGAGAAAGCAGAGGCTCATGCACTCGCTCTGGCAGCGGCACGGGCTTGCGGTTTCCTATGTGGAACCGGCTGTGCGGATGGCGGATGTTGTGGCCCACGGCAGAAAGCTGGCCGGTAATGACGAGTACAGCAGACGGCTTCGCCGCAGCCTGTGGCCGTTCGGCACGTCCGTGGGTAACGGACTTTCCCTGTATTCCCTTCTGCTACCCTTGCCTTTTGCACGAACCTTCCCGTCGTTGGCGGCTGCCAATACGCGCTACTGGTTGCGTCAGGTAGACAGGGTGGTGAAGAAGGCTGGTGCGAAAGAGGGCTACGTTCTCTGGGTGTATCATCCGTCGCAATTGGAGGCCGTGGAGGTTTTCGGTGCCGAGGCATCACTTGTTGTTTACGACTGGACGGACGACTGGGTGGCAGCCTTGCCGGATTCCTTCTCGGAAGACTACAGGGCTGACCTGGCAAGAAGGCAGGAGGCTCTGTTGCGCCGCGTGGATGTGGTGTTTGCCGTTTCAGAGGAGCTGGCAAGGCGCGCTTCGGCCTATTGCCCGTGGGTACACTATCTTCCCAACGGAACGGATACGTCGACCTTTGCACCGGTTGAACGGGAATGGCGGGAGGGCCGCCCCTGCATAGTCTATCTCTCCCAGATCACCGAACGGCTGGACGTGGCCCTGCTCAGGAATCTTGCTCTTGCCTCGCCGCAGTGGGATTTCAAACTCATCGGTCCCGTGGTGTGTGATCCGGCCATTGTCGCTCCCCTGCGGGAGCTGTCCAATGTGACGCTCGTCGGAGCCATGGCCTATGTCGAAGCAGCCAGCGCCACAGCGCACGCGGATGTCTGCATACTGCCTCATGTGGTGGACGCATTGACCGCCACGCTCGACCCCATCAAGATCTACGACTATCTGGCCACGGGTAATCCGGTGGTTTCCACGGCCGTGGCCATGCATCCGGCGCTCAGGGAGCAT